A region of the Stieleria neptunia genome:
TTCCGCGGACCCTGCTGTTGAGTGAAGTGTTTCCGCCACAGCACGGTGGCAGTGGGAAGTGGTTTTGGGAAATCTACTCCCGGCTGCCCGAAAACCGCTGCGTGATGGCCGTTGGTAACTCGCACGGTGCCGACCAGCGGGACAGTGAGTATCCGCAAGGCATCGAGCGAATGGACTTGCAGATGGGCTACCGAGGTGTCGCAAATATCTCCAGCCTGAAAGCGTACGCCCGGCAAATTCGTGCTGTCGGTCGACTCGTCAAAAGACACGGGATCGACGCGATCCATGCAGCACGCCCCCTTTCGGAAGGCTTGGTGGCGATGGCTGTTAGTCGACTCCGGCGAATCCCTTACCTTTGCTATGTCCACGGTGAAGACGTCAACGTCGCGACATCGAGCCGAGAATTGCGTGCGGTGACCTCCCAGGTACTTGGACGCGCCGCCCGCTTAGTCGCAAATTCTTCCTTCACCCGACAGCTTCTGATAGACGATTGGGGCATCTCGTTCGACCGAATCGCCCTGATACATCCCGGTGTCGATACGTCGCGGTTCAGTGACGCGGCGATCAGCGGAACGCCGCCCGCTCCTCGCGACGGTACGCTGAGGCTGTTGACGGTCGGACGATTGCAAAAGCGCAAAGGACAGGACACCGTGATCAGGGCAATCCCAAAATTGCTGAAGACATTTCCCAGTCTTTCCTACACGATCGTCGGCGGCGGAGACGAGCGGTCGCCACTGGAACGACTTGCTCATGGCTTGGGGGTCAGCAAGTTTGTTCGATTTGTCGGCGAAACCACCGACGATGAATTGCTGGACCTTTACCGCGAATGCGATGTTTTCGTGCTCGCCAACCGAACAATCGGCAAGGATGTCGAAGGGTTTGGCATCGTGTTGCTGGAAGCCCAAGCTGCCGGAAAACCGGTCGTCGCTGGTGCCAGTGGTGGAACGCGAGAGACGATGCTTCCCGGTGAAACGGGCTTCTGTGTGCCGTGCGAAACACCCGACGCCTTGATCGGCGTGTTGACCGACCAACTTTGCACCGCCGACGATCGTAGGCGGATTGGCGAACGGGCGCGTTCGCATGTGCGATCGAGGTTTGACTTCACAACCTTATCGTGCCAAGCGGAGCAGTGCTTTCGCGATCTGACCGCAAAGGCAACGTCCTCTCGTGGCTGAAAACACTATGACGATGCGAGACATTGGAGCCTGCCCCGCCCCGGTTTTCGTCACCGGGACACAGCGTTCGGGCACGACGC
Encoded here:
- a CDS encoding glycosyltransferase family 4 protein, whose protein sequence is MNTELASSFSTDGRDVLSAQHDMSFPRTLLLSEVFPPQHGGSGKWFWEIYSRLPENRCVMAVGNSHGADQRDSEYPQGIERMDLQMGYRGVANISSLKAYARQIRAVGRLVKRHGIDAIHAARPLSEGLVAMAVSRLRRIPYLCYVHGEDVNVATSSRELRAVTSQVLGRAARLVANSSFTRQLLIDDWGISFDRIALIHPGVDTSRFSDAAISGTPPAPRDGTLRLLTVGRLQKRKGQDTVIRAIPKLLKTFPSLSYTIVGGGDERSPLERLAHGLGVSKFVRFVGETTDDELLDLYRECDVFVLANRTIGKDVEGFGIVLLEAQAAGKPVVAGASGGTRETMLPGETGFCVPCETPDALIGVLTDQLCTADDRRRIGERARSHVRSRFDFTTLSCQAEQCFRDLTAKATSSRG